Part of the Lycium ferocissimum isolate CSIRO_LF1 chromosome 6, AGI_CSIRO_Lferr_CH_V1, whole genome shotgun sequence genome, TTAGCGAAGGATAAAAAGTGGACAGAAAAAATTGAAGGAGATTTAGGAAAACCCCATAATAAAAAATcaatctttttctttgtttgaagAGAGGGAAAGAGATTTAGGAAAACAccatattaaaaatttaatcctTTTTGTGTTTGAAGTGATTTAGGAGAACCCCAtcataaaaattcaatttttttctctttttgggtGTGTGTGGAAATGGGTGAAGTGaagggaaagaagaaaagattgtCTAGAaatctttccctttttgccctcacTGATCATAGCAGTAATAAATCTCCTAAGAAGTTTGAGGATCCAAATAGTGCTATTGTTGGTCTTGAAATTGTAGCAGCCATGAATAAGAACAATGAAGATTTTTCTTTCATGAAGAGTAACTAGTAGTAggggaagaagaaaaaaggatggAAGAGATGGGTGGGGTTTCGTACCTCGCCACCAATGGTCGGAGCAGCGTCGAGCAGCGATGGTCTGTCGGAAGAAAAAATGGTTACTGTCGTTTGTTAGAGGGTATAAGATAGGATATGCTGGTACTAAATTTTTGGGATAAATTAGTACCATGTTTGGTTTGAGTTATTAATTAGTACTGGTACAAAATTATACCATAAATTGGGATAATATTATCCCTATTCCTAGTTGGTATAACTAATACCGGTACTAATATATATTGGGATAACTTTACTAAATGACCATCTTGCCCCTTAACCTATTTCATATATACGTATTACGTTGTTCTAGATAATCCTTTTCTTCACTTCTCCCACTAGAGCTTTGGGCACTCAGCTATGGGAGATTGATACTCCAAGAAATCCAACAGATTGATACTCCAAGAAATCCATCTCTGTAAGtttgtccttttattttcttctcccTTTCTGTTACTTTACCATGTATCTactatcattaaaaaaaaaaacctttaccATTCTACTTACAAATTGATAAGTTTTTGGTATCACAAGAAATCTTCTCCCTTCTACTTCATGTTTTCCTCCTCTTTTCTGTTACTTTCCTCTTcttgtaaatttttattttttattaattattttttcaattttgtatGTGTATTGATCATTGAATAAAGTAGCAAGTCTTATTGTTTAGTTTCTCTCAGGAGTAGTTCATGCTAAATCTGAGTTCCTCTTAGATTTCTTCGGTTGTATGCCTCTTATCAGTACTAATGTGGAGAAATGGTTAAACTTTTTTGAAACTGAGAGGAAGATCCACATTTTGTAATCACTAATGTTGGGGTTTGGATTTTTGTTGTACTggttttgagtttttgaagCTTCGAAttttttgatgttatttttaTGTTACTAATGGAGATTTAGCGGGATATTGATGATTTTTACCTTCTTTTGATGTAATGATTCAACTAGAActattgtgtttatagatgacaATACTATTTCTAATTGTCATCAGTTATAAAAGAGGACCGTATTGCGGTGAAGAACGTAACTCTTTTGTGAAACTTATTTGTTCTAGTGAGCAATGGTGAAATTTATTTGTACAGGAGAAGAAAACAAGAACTCAGTTTTATATTATGTAATATATATGTTTCAGTATATCTACTCAGTTTAATAatgattttgcaatttttaaATGACAAATAAGTGTCTATGGATCATCAACAATTGTGCGATGTCGATCCTTAAGGAGATTATGATGCATTCATATGTTGTCTTTATTTGTCTTTTTATGGCTATTTACAGCATAATTTTAAGAAGACAATCTAGAAATAGACGGGTCACTCGATATAGCACTGGTGCTAGAATTCCTAAAATCATGTCTCATCTAAATTTTATCATTCACGACAGTGATATTGTATGTATTGATAAGCTTAGGATGGATAGAAAGGCCTTTCACATTTTAGCTTCTTTAGCCACGAATATTGGAGGATTGACAGACACTAACAATATGTCAAGCACTGAAAAGCTAGCAATGTTCTTAAATATTTTGGCTCATCACGAGAAGAACAGGTCTATCAAAGTTGATTATATTAGATAGCGGTGGAGTGTAAGTCAAGCCTTTAATGAATGTCTAAGAGCTATTCTCAAACTAACTCCATTGTTACTTGTTAGTCCTAATCCAGTGGCCGAAGATGAGACTGGTGATCGATGGAAATGGTTTAAGGTAGGTAAATTTCAACATAACATTTGATTTACTATAGAAAGATTTAAAACATTATCATGTAAGcattttgttaatttattttataaggttgtCTAGGTGCGTTGGATGGTACTTACATTCCCATTAGAGTTCGAACTATAGATAAGCCAAGATACAGGACACGGAAAGGAGATATAGCAACTAATGTCTTGGGGGTTTGTGATAGAAATCTTAACTTTACTTATGTCTTACCTGGTTGGGAGGGTCGACGGCTGATGGTCGTGTATTGCGAGATCTTTGTTGTACGAAGGAATGGTTTGAAAGTACGAGGGTATGCTTTATACAGAAAGACTTGTCTATTCTTATTACCTCAAAaatagaataatattttaaagtaattatatcattgtttatattttttaggCAATTATTATTTATGTGACGGAGGATATACAAATGGAAATGGTTTTCTGTCCCCCTATCGAGGATATAGATACTGGCTAAGGGATTGGCAAGGTGACAATCCACCACCTCGATGCCGAGAAGAGCTCTTTAATATGAAGCATGCTAGGGCGCGCAATGTTATTGAAAGAGCATTTGGTGTATTGAAAGGACGTTGGGGAATTCTTAGAAGTCCTTCGTGGTACTGGGTTAAGATTCATACTAGAATCATTAGTGCATGTTGTTTGTTACACAATTTCATTCGAAGAGAGATGGAAGTTGATCCGTTAGACATGGAAACAGAATTCAACATGGAGCAtcaacatgaacatgaacatggaaatattgataccGTTGAACCATCTGATGAGTGGACCACTTGGAGGGATGAGCTAGCTCAGTCTATGTGGAATGAAAGATCTAGCAATTAATCTTTGTAATTTTTAAGTTATGTTGTCATTTTGTGGTGCTTGTACACTTTTGGTATGGTTTTCGTCCATTGGAAGATGTAGTAGCTAGTGATATTTTGTGAAGACAAATAGTGAATCTTTTTGTATGTCTCACATTCTTTGTTTGTGGAGACAATTCACCTTAATGTATATCTAACAATATCTTTCTGAAGACTAGTAGTGAATCTTTACGtatgtttttactttttttttttttttttttaatataagcaGTGTATCTATGAGTTAGTCTCACATTATTATTTTTCCTAGACAAAgttagttgtattttttttttttatggctaAAATATTTATCAGTGAGTCATAAGTTAGTAAGTGACTTCACATCTTCTTGTTAATGTTCTTAActatttgatttcaaatagcaaATACTTGCTCATTTCTTgctatgttgtttatttgatcagctttgGTCAAGATCATATTGACGGAATGAGTAATCACACATCATCTTCTGACCAAGCATCAAAAAGGTCGAGCCGAGCAACACCTCAAAGCCGAAGGTCATGGACACTAGAAGAAGAACACACTCTTATTGATGGTTTAAAGGATTTGTGTGTTAAGGGTTGGAAAGCGGATAATGGCACCTTTAGGCCCGGATACACGACGGAATTGGAGCTTTATTTAAACAAAATCCATCCTAACTGTGGATTGAAATCTCAACCACATATTAATTCTAAAATGAAAGCGTGGAAGAGGGATTACAGGACTATAGCTTTATTAAAAAGTCGTAGTGGTTTGGGCTTTCAATATGGTGAAGGAAGAATTGTAGTTGATGATCCAAGCAAATGGGATGAGT contains:
- the LOC132060685 gene encoding uncharacterized protein At2g29880-like; protein product: MSNHTSSSDQASKRSSRATPQSRRSWTLEEEHTLIDGLKDLCVKGWKADNGTFRPGYTTELELYLNKIHPNCGLKSQPHINSKMKAWKRDYRTIALLKSRSGLGFQYGEGRIVVDDPSKWDEFVKADPNAKGMQNKTWPLFED